From Camelina sativa cultivar DH55 chromosome 7, Cs, whole genome shotgun sequence, one genomic window encodes:
- the LOC104703187 gene encoding protein SRG1 isoform X3, which produces MKRLCSVSTMDSELKKLDFACQEWGFFQLVKHGIDSSLLEKLETEVRDFFNLPMEEKKKKFWQTSGEFEGFGQVNIVSEDQKLDWGDMFILTTEPIRSRKSHLFSKLPPSFREAVEAYSSEVKSIAKILFGKMASILEIKSGEMEDLFEDVWQSIKINYYPPCPQPDQVIGLTPHSDAAGLTILLQVNQVEGLQIKKDGKWVVVKPLRNALVVNVGEILEIITNGRYRSIEHRTMVNIEKERLSVAMFHSPGKETVIGPAKSLVERQKQRLFKSMSTQDYFDAFFAQKLNGKSHLDLMRM; this is translated from the exons ATGAAACGCTTGTGTTCTGTTTCCACCATGGATTCCGAGCTCAAGAAGCTCGATTTCGCTTGCCAAGAATGGGGATTTTTCCAA CTGGTAAAGCATGGAATAGACTCATCTTTGTTGGAAAAACTAGAGACAGAGGTTCGAGATTTCTTCAATCTCCccatggaagagaagaagaagaagttttggCAGACAAGTGGTGAATTTGAAGGATTCGGACAAGTGAATATTGTGTCAGAGGATCAGAAACTCGATTGGGGAGACATGTTCATCCTCACCACTGAACCAATTCGATCACGCAAATCTCACTTGTTCTCCAAATTACCTCCTTCTTTCAG AGAAGCTGTAGAGGCTTACTCCTCTGAAGTGAAGAGCATAGCTAAGATCCTATTTGGGAAAATGGCGAGTATTCTTGAGATCAAAAGCGGAGAAATGGAAGATTTGTTCGAAGATGTTTGGCAGTCtatcaaaattaattactacCCGCCATGTCCACAGCCAGATCAAGTAATCGGTTTGACTCCACATTCAGACGCTGCAGGTCTCACAATACTGTTACAGGTGAATCAAGTGGAAGGACTCCAGATCAAGAAAGATGGCAAGTGGGTTGTTGTAAAACCTCTTCGAAACGCTTTAGTTGTCAATGTTGGGGAAATCTTAGAG aTCATAACAAACGGGAGATACCGAAGCATCGAGCATAGAACAATGGTgaatatagagaaagagaggttATCAGTTGCAATGTTTCATAGTCCGGGAAAGGAGACAGTGATTGGTCCGGCGAAAAGCCTTGTAGAAAGACAAAAGCAAAGGTTGTTCAAAAGTATGAGCACACAAGACTACTTTGATGCCTTCTTTGCTCAGAAACTCAATGGCAAATCCCATCTTGATCTTATGCGTATGTAA
- the LOC104703187 gene encoding protein SRG1 isoform X2, translated as MEGEGERQWSSLIVPSVLEMVKDKNFTTVPPRYVLSDQDKTEILDDSSLNSEIPVIDMKRLCSVSTMDSELKKLDFACQEWGFFQLVKHGIDSSLLEKLETEVRDFFNLPMEEKKKKFWQTSGEFEGFGQVNIVSEDQKLDWGDMFILTTEPIRSRKSHLFSKLPPSFREAVEAYSSEVKSIAKILFGKMASILEIKSGEMEDLFEDVWQSIKINYYPPCPQPDQVIGLTPHSDAAGLTILLQVNQVEGLQIKKDGKWVVVKPLRNALVVNVGEILEIITNGRYRSIEHRTMVNIEKERLSVAMFHSPGKETVIGPAKSLVERQKQRLFKSMSTQDYFDAFFAQKLNGKSHLDLMRM; from the exons ATGGAGGGCGAAGGAGAAAGACAGTGGAGCTCTCTCATAGTACCTTCTGTTCTAGAGATGGTGAAAGATAAGAACTTCACTACTGTTCCTCCAAGGTATGTTCTGTCTGAtcaagataaaacagagattcTCGATGATTCTAGTCTGAATTCTGAGATTCCAGTCATCGACATGAAACGCTTGTGTTCTGTTTCCACCATGGATTCCGAGCTCAAGAAGCTCGATTTCGCTTGTCAAGAATGGGGATTTTTCCAA CTGGTAAAGCATGGAATAGACTCATCTTTGTTGGAAAAACTAGAGACAGAGGTTCGAGATTTCTTCAATCTCCccatggaagagaagaagaagaagttttggCAGACAAGTGGTGAATTTGAAGGATTCGGACAAGTGAATATTGTGTCAGAGGATCAGAAACTCGATTGGGGAGACATGTTCATCCTCACCACTGAACCAATTCGATCACGCAAATCTCACTTGTTCTCCAAATTACCTCCTTCTTTCAG AGAAGCTGTAGAGGCTTACTCCTCTGAAGTGAAGAGCATAGCTAAGATCCTATTTGGGAAAATGGCGAGTATTCTTGAGATCAAAAGCGGAGAAATGGAAGATTTGTTCGAAGATGTTTGGCAGTCtatcaaaattaattactacCCGCCATGTCCACAGCCAGATCAAGTAATCGGTTTGACTCCACATTCAGACGCTGCAGGTCTCACAATACTGTTACAGGTGAATCAAGTGGAAGGACTCCAGATCAAGAAAGATGGCAAGTGGGTTGTTGTAAAACCTCTTCGAAACGCTTTAGTTGTCAATGTTGGGGAAATCTTAGAG aTCATAACAAACGGGAGATACCGAAGCATCGAGCATAGAACAATGGTgaatatagagaaagagaggttATCAGTTGCAATGTTTCATAGTCCGGGAAAGGAGACAGTGATTGGTCCGGCGAAAAGCCTTGTAGAAAGACAAAAGCAAAGGTTGTTCAAAAGTATGAGCACACAAGACTACTTTGATGCCTTCTTTGCTCAGAAACTCAATGGCAAATCCCATCTTGATCTTATGCGTATGTAA
- the LOC104703187 gene encoding protein SRG1 isoform X1, giving the protein MEGEGERQWSSLIVPSVLEMVKDKNFTTVPPRYVLSDQDKTEILDDSSLNSEIPVIDMKRLCSVSTMDSELKKLDFACQEWGFFQLVKHGIDSSLLEKLETEVRDFFNLPMEEKKKKFWQTSGEFEGFGQVNIVSEDQKLDWGDMFILTTEPIRSRKSHLFSKLPPSFREAVEAYSSEVKSIAKILFGKMASILEIKSGEMEDLFEDVWQSIKINYYPPCPQPDQVIGLTPHSDAAGLTILLQVNQVEGLQIKKDGKWVVVKPLRNALVVNVGEILEIITNGRYRSIEHRTMVNIEKERLSVAMFHSPGKETVIGPAKSLVERQKQRLFKSMSTQDYFDAFFAQKLNGKSHLDLMRM; this is encoded by the exons ATGGAGGGCGAAGGAGAAAGACAGTGGAGCTCTCTCATAGTACCTTCTGTTCTAGAGATGGTGAAAGATAAGAACTTCACTACTGTTCCTCCAAGGTATGTTCTGTCTGAtcaagataaaacagagattcTCGATGATTCTAGTCTGAATTCTGAGATTCCAGTCATCGACATGAAACGCTTGTGTTCTGTTTCCACCATGGATTCCGAGCTCAAGAAGCTCGATTTCGCTTGCCAAGAATGGGGATTTTTCCAA CTGGTAAAGCATGGAATAGACTCATCTTTGTTGGAAAAACTAGAGACAGAGGTTCGAGATTTCTTCAATCTCCccatggaagagaagaagaagaagttttggCAGACAAGTGGTGAATTTGAAGGATTCGGACAAGTGAATATTGTGTCAGAGGATCAGAAACTCGATTGGGGAGACATGTTCATCCTCACCACTGAACCAATTCGATCACGCAAATCTCACTTGTTCTCCAAATTACCTCCTTCTTTCAG AGAAGCTGTAGAGGCTTACTCCTCTGAAGTGAAGAGCATAGCTAAGATCCTATTTGGGAAAATGGCGAGTATTCTTGAGATCAAAAGCGGAGAAATGGAAGATTTGTTCGAAGATGTTTGGCAGTCtatcaaaattaattactacCCGCCATGTCCACAGCCAGATCAAGTAATCGGTTTGACTCCACATTCAGACGCTGCAGGTCTCACAATACTGTTACAGGTGAATCAAGTGGAAGGACTCCAGATCAAGAAAGATGGCAAGTGGGTTGTTGTAAAACCTCTTCGAAACGCTTTAGTTGTCAATGTTGGGGAAATCTTAGAG aTCATAACAAACGGGAGATACCGAAGCATCGAGCATAGAACAATGGTgaatatagagaaagagaggttATCAGTTGCAATGTTTCATAGTCCGGGAAAGGAGACAGTGATTGGTCCGGCGAAAAGCCTTGTAGAAAGACAAAAGCAAAGGTTGTTCAAAAGTATGAGCACACAAGACTACTTTGATGCCTTCTTTGCTCAGAAACTCAATGGCAAATCCCATCTTGATCTTATGCGTATGTAA
- the LOC104703186 gene encoding uncharacterized protein LOC104703186 has translation MAGVSAIETEKYSLLEDFKVDVEVDDEEYKSFSLCFWAYLVNSTTFPSTIIRQVHSDMSVSAPFLVLDENKKMMLLPLTLLHKEAPDPVDTCSRKQVPSVSTKSEFPFDKWVHVGCEVSRNYMRLVIDGKIEGEHFLTSLLTKNSNRKISLFGVGGDGYSVQGFIKCAQVLPACDHVDHHYMKDPPLLLSVNKSSSSGIKLDDDGVWKASCGEVFSLDIVLSNAIGQPVHKDVEVVASLLYADTRLEAKMSEAEAPLLIRDEGVEFSSDDRPIKLLNGRSSFKLKISQLSSKNDNRLFWIKFGIRNAKDYPFLQAVSNPIRCISISPDVRPLPKRLANIDHPSSTESPDLLQNNTCSVKRIRLGKESDSGREESYSYQHCNSYPQTSRQFEDRNGHEEYNSPSGSENVEMRHTISDSTIFRYCLGNLKDKALLLKEITNNSSDEEVLKFANQVSLYSGCSHHSYQISMARELIAQGTSAWISMSRNNQHVHWDNVVYEIEEHFMRISKCSSRSLTHQDFELLRRISGCYLYDEYMTQENFENIWCWLFPVAYTISRGLISEMWCSSSPKWVQGFITKEEAEHSLQGQEPGTFILRFPVSRSWPHPDAGSLVVTYVGHDFALHHKQLNICQSSGRYMDAKLLQDMLLAEPELSHLGK, from the exons ATGGCGGGTGTTTCAGCAATCGAAACGGAGAAATACTCTTTGTTGGAGGATTTTAAGGTCGATGTCGAAGTAGATGATGAAGAATACAAAAGTTTCTCCCTTTGTTTCTGGGCTTATCTTGTTAATTCCACCACATTCCCATCTACCATCATTAGACAG GTTCACTCAGACATGAGTGTTAGTGCACCTTTCCTTGTCCTAGAtgaaaacaagaagatgatgcTTTTGCCATTGACTCTCCTTCACAAGGAAGCTCCTGATCCTGTTGACACTTGTTCCAGGAAACAAGTTCCTAGCGTATCTACAAAATCCGAGTTTCCTTTCGATAAATGGGTTCATGTGGGATGTGAG gtTTCTAGAAATTACATGAGGCTTGTTATTGATGGAAAGATTGAAGGAGAGCATTTCTTAACTTCTTTGCTGACGAAGAACAGCAACCGAAAGATATCACTATTTGGTGTTGGCGGAGATGGTTATAGTGTTCAAGGTTTCATCAAATGTGCACAAGTATTGCCTGCTTGTGATCATGTGGATCATCACTATATGAAG GATCCACCTCTATTGTTATCTGTCAATAAATCCTCCTCATCGGGGATTAAACTAGATGATGATGGTGTTTGGAAG GCATCTTGCGGGGAGGTTTTTTCCTTGGATATTGTTTTATCCAATGCCATTGGCCAGCCTGTGCACAAGGATGTGGAG GTTGTTGCATCACTACTGTATGCCGATACCCGTCTGGAGGCCAAGATGAGTGAAGCTGAGGCTCCTCTTTTGATAAGGGACGAAGGAGTTGAATTCTCGTCTGATGATAGACCGATCAAATTATTGAATGGACGCTCATCCTTTAAGCTCAAGATCTCTCAG CTTTCCTCCAAGAATGATAACAGATTGTTCTGGATTAAATTTGGAATACGAAATGCCAAAGATTATCCTTTCCTTCAGGCAGTTTCCAATCCAATCCGCTGCATTTCGATCAGTCCTGATGTCCGGCCGCTTCCGAAGAGGTTGGCCAATATTGACCATCCATCAAGTACCGAATCACCAGACCTTCTACAGAACAACACTTGCTCAGTTAAACGAATCAGGTTGGGCAAAGAAAGTGACTCTGGGAGAGAGGAATCATATTCATATCAGCATTGCAACTCTTATCCCCAAACCTCAAGACAG TTTGAGGATAGAAATGGTCACGAAGAATATAACTCACCAAGTGGTTCAGAAAACGTGGAAATGAGACATACAATCTCTGATTCCACCATCTTTAGATACTGCCTTGGAAACTTAAAAGATAAAGCTCTACTTCTAAAGGAAATCACAAACAACTCATCAGACGAAGAAGTTTTGAAATTTGCAAATCAGGTTTCTCTCTACTCTGGATGTTCCCACCATAG CTATCAAATCAGCATGGCAAGAGAGCTAATAGCCCAAGGTACAAGTGCATGGATATCGATGTCTCGGAACAATCAACATGTTCATTGGGATAATGTGGTGTATGAGATTGAAGAACATTTCATGAGGATTTCAAAATGCAGCAGTAGATCTCTCACCCACCAGGATTTTGAGCTTCTAAGGAGAATATCAGGATGCTACCTCTACGACGAGTACATGACTCAGGAGAATTTTGAGAACATTTGGTGTTGGCTGTTCCCTGTTGCCTACACCATATCCCGTGGCTTGATAAGCGAAATGTGGTGTTCTTCGTCGCCTAAATGGGTCCAAGGATTCATCACTAAGGAAGAAGCAGAACATTCGCTTCAAGGCCAAGAACCGGGAACCTTCATACTCCGGTTCCCTGTTTCAAGAAGCTGGCCTCATCCTGATGCCGGTAGTTTGGTTGTCACTTATGTCGGTCATGATTTCGCTCTTCATCATAAGCAACTCAACATCTGCCA
- the LOC104703187 gene encoding protein SRG1 isoform X4, translating into MKRLCSVSTMDSELKKLDFACQEWGFFQLVKHGIDSSLLEKLETEVRDFFNLPMEEKKKKFWQTSGEFEGFGQVNIVSEDQKLDWGDMFILTTEPIRSRKSHLFSKLPPSFREAVEAYSSEVKSIAKILFGKMASILEIKSGEMEDLFEDVWQSIKINYYPPCPQPDQVIGLTPHSDAAGLTILLQVNQVEGLQIKKDGKWVVVKPLRNALVVNVGEILEIITNGRYRSIEHRTMVNIEKERLSVAMFHSPGKETVIGPAKSLVERQKQRLFKSMSTQDYFDAFFAQKLNGKSHLDLMRM; encoded by the exons ATGAAACGCTTGTGTTCTGTTTCCACCATGGATTCCGAGCTCAAGAAGCTCGATTTCGCTTGTCAAGAATGGGGATTTTTCCAA CTGGTAAAGCATGGAATAGACTCATCTTTGTTGGAAAAACTAGAGACAGAGGTTCGAGATTTCTTCAATCTCCccatggaagagaagaagaagaagttttggCAGACAAGTGGTGAATTTGAAGGATTCGGACAAGTGAATATTGTGTCAGAGGATCAGAAACTCGATTGGGGAGACATGTTCATCCTCACCACTGAACCAATTCGATCACGCAAATCTCACTTGTTCTCCAAATTACCTCCTTCTTTCAG AGAAGCTGTAGAGGCTTACTCCTCTGAAGTGAAGAGCATAGCTAAGATCCTATTTGGGAAAATGGCGAGTATTCTTGAGATCAAAAGCGGAGAAATGGAAGATTTGTTCGAAGATGTTTGGCAGTCtatcaaaattaattactacCCGCCATGTCCACAGCCAGATCAAGTAATCGGTTTGACTCCACATTCAGACGCTGCAGGTCTCACAATACTGTTACAGGTGAATCAAGTGGAAGGACTCCAGATCAAGAAAGATGGCAAGTGGGTTGTTGTAAAACCTCTTCGAAACGCTTTAGTTGTCAATGTTGGGGAAATCTTAGAG aTCATAACAAACGGGAGATACCGAAGCATCGAGCATAGAACAATGGTgaatatagagaaagagaggttATCAGTTGCAATGTTTCATAGTCCGGGAAAGGAGACAGTGATTGGTCCGGCGAAAAGCCTTGTAGAAAGACAAAAGCAAAGGTTGTTCAAAAGTATGAGCACACAAGACTACTTTGATGCCTTCTTTGCTCAGAAACTCAATGGCAAATCCCATCTTGATCTTATGCGTATGTAA
- the LOC104703188 gene encoding probable sodium/metabolite cotransporter BASS1, chloroplastic, whose protein sequence is MASAMSLSLLNGATPLKSSPLLNKSKLTPQRLRTISCSRLSDSSLSREISLQNQSTVPISCRRRGFDFVPRCGISSNDLPTEKKKSFGEWVEYLGEAVSIAFPVWVSLGCLLGLLRPTTFNWVTPNWTTVGLTITMLGMGMTLTLDDLRGALSMPKELFAGFVLQYSVMPLSGYFVSKLLNLPPHYAAGLILVGCCPGGTASNIVTYIARGNVALSVLMTAASTVSAVIMTPLLTAKLAKQYITVDALGLLMSTLQVILLPVLAGAFLNQYFKKLVKFVSPVMPTIAVGTVAILCGYAIGQNASAILMSGRQVVLASCLLHTSGFFFGYLFSRLLGIDVASSRTISIEVGMQNSVLGVVLATQHFGNPLTAVPCAVSSVCHSILGSALAGIWRRSSSKQLED, encoded by the exons atggcgtctgcgatgtctctctctcttttgaacGGAGCAACGCCTTTGAAATCGAGTCCGCTGCTCAACAAATCTAAGCTCACTCCGCAGCGTCTTCGAACTATATCGTGTTCTAGGCTTTCTGACTCTTCCTTGAGTCGCGAAATTTCTCTGCAGAACCAATCTACTGTTCCGATTTCGTGTAGGCGTCGTGGGTTTGACTTTGTTCCTCGTTGCGGCATTTCGTCGAACGATTTGCCTACTGAGAAAAAGAAGAGCTTTGGTGAGTGGGTTGAGTATTTGGGAGAGGCGGTTTCGATAGCGTTTCCGGTATGGGTTTCTCTTGGATGCTTGTTGGGGCTTTTGAGACCAACTACTTTCAATTGGGTCACTCCCAATTGGACCACTGTAGGTCTTACGATCACTATGCTCGGAATGGGAATGACTTTGACCCTCGACGACCTTCGTGGCGCTTTATCCATGCCCAAGGAGCTCTTCGCTGGCTTTGTCTTGCAGTACTCG GTGATGCCACTATCAGGATATTTTGTGAGTAAGCTCTTAAATTTGCCACCACATTACGCAGCCGGTCTCATATTGGTTGGTTGCTGTCCAGGCG GTACGGCTAGTAATATTGTCACGTACATTGCACG AGGAAATGTTGCGCTATCAGTATTGATGACAGCAGCTAGCACTGTTTCAGCTGTG ATTATGACACCGCTTCTTACGGCCAAGCTTGCCAAGCAGTATATCACAGTTGATGCTCTTGGATTACTAATGTCAACACTACAG GTGATTCTTCTCCCAGTGTTGGCTGGTGCATTTCTGAACCAATACTTTAAAAAGCTGGTGAAATTTGTTTCTCCAGTGATGCCTACAATTGCAGTTGGAACCGTTGCAATCCTATGTGGGTATGCTATCGGTCAGAATGCATCTGCAATACTCATGTCTGGGAGACAAGTAGTCCTGGCTTCATGCCTTCTTCACACCTCTGGATTTTTCTTTGGCTACCTGTTTTCAAGATTACTTGGAATTGATGTGGCATCGTCCAGAACTATATCTATCGAAGTCGGCATGCAG AACTCGGTGCTTGGAGTTGTTCTTGCGACACAGCATTTTGGGAATCCGCTCACTGCAGTACCGTGCGCTGTTTCTAGCGTCTGTCACTCAATCCTCGGTAGCGCGTTGGCTGGAATTTGGAGACGCAGTTCCTCAAAACAGCTTGAAGACTGA